A section of the Haloferax sp. Atlit-12N genome encodes:
- a CDS encoding IclR family transcriptional regulator, with the protein MTENANDRSLKTTVTTLRIVELLRERDGAGVTEIARELDIAPSTAHTHVTTLESQEYVVKEGDTYHLGLRFLGLGNFVRTRKRRFGKAEHYTNVLAEESERRSIFTVEEHGRGVYVHTSPGKHGVWTQSTVGKRVYLHSTASGKAILAHMPTERVREIVERVGLPKETEQTIHDEEALFDELAEIRERGYALNVEEQISGVRAVGAPVMGPDGDVFGALSVAGPSNRMKGEQFDRLTEVLLGIAEELELSIALS; encoded by the coding sequence ATGACCGAAAACGCGAACGACCGCTCGCTCAAAACAACGGTCACAACCCTCAGAATCGTCGAATTACTCAGGGAACGCGACGGTGCCGGCGTGACCGAGATCGCCCGCGAACTCGACATCGCACCGAGCACCGCACACACCCACGTGACGACTCTCGAATCCCAGGAATACGTGGTTAAAGAGGGTGATACCTATCATCTCGGGCTTCGATTTCTCGGCCTCGGGAACTTCGTCCGGACGCGGAAACGCCGTTTCGGGAAAGCCGAACACTACACCAACGTGCTCGCCGAGGAGTCCGAGCGGCGCTCCATCTTCACCGTCGAAGAGCACGGCCGAGGAGTGTACGTCCACACCTCACCCGGAAAACACGGCGTCTGGACGCAGTCGACAGTGGGAAAGCGTGTCTACCTCCACTCGACGGCGAGCGGGAAGGCCATCCTCGCCCACATGCCGACAGAACGAGTCCGCGAGATCGTCGAGCGAGTCGGCCTCCCGAAGGAGACGGAACAGACGATTCACGACGAGGAGGCGCTGTTCGACGAACTCGCCGAAATCAGAGAGCGCGGCTACGCGCTGAACGTCGAAGAGCAGATTAGCGGCGTCCGCGCGGTCGGAGCCCCGGTCATGGGACCGGACGGCGACGTGTTCGGCGCGCTGAGCGTCGCCGGCCCGTCCAATCGGATGAAAGGCGAGCAGTTCGACCGCCTCACCGAGGTCCTCCTCGGCATCGCCGAGGAGCTCGAACTGAGCATCGCGCTCTCCTGA
- the rdfA gene encoding rod-determining factor RdfA — MGTDQSTNRRLSKVERVIEAYDLDGFGEQLADRWTAPEDSDSLRDLADLMNEKVLDAALREAGEDVLEGEVENLYTLLTGDETTEGMRVQAKNTLQSRGVDVDQLLSDFVSHQAVYTYLTEIRGVSKESSSGNRVDNVVESIQRLRGRLVAVIEQSLSSLRNTSKLRLGDFDVLVDTQVYCRDCGTQYEVIELLRRGGCDCDEDASN, encoded by the coding sequence ATGGGTACCGACCAAAGCACGAACCGTCGCCTGAGCAAGGTAGAACGGGTCATCGAGGCGTACGACTTGGACGGATTCGGCGAGCAACTCGCCGACCGCTGGACGGCTCCCGAGGACAGCGACAGTCTCCGTGACCTCGCGGACCTGATGAACGAGAAGGTGCTCGACGCCGCACTCCGCGAGGCGGGCGAGGACGTTCTCGAAGGCGAGGTGGAGAACCTGTACACGCTCCTCACCGGGGACGAGACCACGGAGGGGATGCGCGTTCAGGCGAAAAACACGCTCCAGTCCCGCGGCGTCGACGTCGACCAACTGCTCTCCGATTTCGTCTCTCACCAGGCGGTCTACACCTATTTGACGGAGATTCGCGGCGTCTCGAAAGAGTCCTCGTCCGGGAACAGAGTCGACAACGTCGTCGAGTCCATCCAGCGGCTCCGCGGCCGACTGGTCGCGGTCATCGAACAGAGCCTGAGTTCGCTCCGTAACACGAGCAAGCTCCGGCTCGGCGATTTCGACGTCCTCGTGGACACGCAGGTGTACTGCCGCGACTGCGGGACGCAGTACGAGGTCATCGAACTGCTCCGGCGGGGCGGGTGCGACTGCGACGAGGACGCGTCGAACTAG
- a CDS encoding ABC transporter permease yields the protein MSDSTAAVGDSTRTGGVADADERSAVSRTSQVLRQLKRNSASRVGLYVIGLVTLVALLTTIDADLFDYQFAATFWYHPENDPAGSTILLPPVGIENSFGTGTWAHPLGTDHRGRDVLVRLVYGTRIAVQVGLIATGIGMTIGTVVGAVSGYYGGWVDDVLQRFVESLYAIPFLILVIAIMSAFGKELGIAIVGVSITTIPVFTRLIRSQVLSVREMEYVEAAKAAGVRDRHIIFRHIIPNSFAPVLVQSTLQVGVNILIVASLSFLGFGVQPPTPSWGQMLAHSRQYMIVNPWFSIWPGLAILATVIGFNLLGDGLRDAIDPRSND from the coding sequence GTGAGTGATTCGACGGCCGCCGTCGGCGACTCGACCCGCACGGGCGGCGTCGCGGACGCCGACGAGCGCTCCGCCGTCTCGCGCACCTCGCAGGTGCTTCGACAGCTGAAGCGCAACTCGGCGTCGCGCGTCGGCCTCTACGTCATCGGGCTCGTGACGCTCGTCGCGCTGTTGACGACTATCGACGCCGACCTGTTCGACTACCAGTTCGCGGCGACGTTCTGGTACCACCCGGAGAACGACCCGGCCGGGAGCACAATCCTGCTCCCGCCGGTCGGCATCGAAAACAGTTTCGGGACGGGAACGTGGGCGCATCCGCTCGGGACGGACCACCGCGGCCGCGACGTACTCGTCAGGCTGGTCTACGGCACCCGCATCGCCGTTCAGGTGGGTCTCATCGCGACGGGCATCGGGATGACCATCGGGACGGTCGTCGGTGCGGTCTCGGGCTACTACGGCGGGTGGGTCGACGACGTGCTCCAGCGGTTCGTCGAATCGCTGTACGCGATTCCGTTCCTCATCCTCGTCATCGCCATCATGTCCGCGTTCGGCAAGGAACTCGGCATCGCCATCGTCGGCGTCTCCATCACGACGATTCCGGTGTTCACGCGCCTGATTCGCTCGCAGGTGCTGAGCGTCCGGGAGATGGAGTACGTCGAGGCCGCGAAGGCCGCCGGCGTGCGCGACCGCCACATCATCTTCCGCCACATCATCCCGAACAGTTTCGCGCCGGTGCTCGTCCAATCGACGCTGCAGGTCGGCGTGAACATCCTCATCGTCGCGTCGCTGTCGTTCCTCGGGTTCGGGGTCCAACCCCCGACGCCGTCGTGGGGGCAGATGCTCGCCCACTCGCGGCAGTATATGATCGTCAACCCGTGGTTCAGCATCTGGCCGGGCCTCGCGATTCTCGCGACGGTCATCGGCTTCAACCTGCTGGGCGACGGCCTGCGCGACGCAATCGACCCGCGGTCGAACGACTGA
- a CDS encoding creatininase family protein: MTWQEAETAFDEADFVVLPCGATEQHSTHLPTSVDSIRAENLTAELAAAAPEHDLNLLVLPVLPYGYSEHHINYAGTVSLGADTYQEIIIDVGRSVQRHGATRFLVANFHGGNIEPHKLALDRLQRDHGLDSYYAHWTDFARDQLEERFGTEWGHAGEYETSVIEHYRPELVHGDRKTPQTKKNRYEVRQYVHFDDLTVEGGLGDPTQSDPEFLEAVIETTTERILTHLQSELE, translated from the coding sequence ATGACGTGGCAGGAAGCCGAAACCGCGTTCGACGAGGCGGACTTCGTCGTGCTCCCCTGCGGAGCAACCGAACAGCACTCGACGCACCTCCCGACCTCGGTCGACTCCATCCGAGCGGAGAACCTGACCGCGGAACTCGCCGCGGCGGCCCCGGAACACGACTTGAACCTCCTCGTTCTGCCGGTCCTCCCGTACGGCTACTCGGAGCACCACATCAACTACGCAGGGACCGTCTCGCTCGGAGCCGACACGTACCAAGAGATAATCATCGACGTGGGCCGGTCGGTCCAGCGCCACGGCGCGACCCGGTTTCTCGTCGCCAACTTCCACGGAGGCAACATCGAGCCGCACAAACTCGCGCTCGACCGGCTTCAACGCGACCACGGACTCGACTCGTACTACGCCCACTGGACCGATTTCGCCCGCGACCAGTTAGAAGAGCGGTTCGGCACCGAGTGGGGTCACGCCGGTGAGTACGAGACGAGCGTCATCGAACACTACCGCCCCGAACTCGTCCACGGCGACCGCAAGACGCCGCAGACGAAGAAGAACCGCTACGAGGTCCGCCAGTACGTCCACTTCGACGACCTGACCGTGGAGGGCGGCCTCGGCGACCCGACGCAGTCCGACCCCGAGTTCCTCGAAGCAGTCATCGAGACGACGACCGAGCGAATCCTGACGCACCTCCAGTCGGAACTGGAGTAA
- a CDS encoding ABC transporter permease — MTTTGYIGRRLLQIVPVLLFVVTVTFVLINSIPGDPVRILVGPAADAAAIEAARAKYGLDQPLYVRYVRYLAAVATGDFGTSIHYGGVAVTEKILERLPVTLLLLASSFTLAIGSAIPLGIFAAKNRNNGYDHLARVTSLIGVSTPSFWVGLLLIIVFAYYGDLLPPSGLVMPWADPASVDGATSRLDVLTTAASHLILPSITLGTLQMAAITRIERSSMLEVLNKDYVQLARAYGVSERTILRRQAFKNAQLPVLTVIGIQMTTALGGAVLTETVFNINGMGNLIITAVRAQDYQLIMGTTIFFAIVFVLGVLVVDVLYAVIDPRISYGGGAGE, encoded by the coding sequence ATGACGACAACCGGTTACATCGGACGGCGATTACTCCAAATCGTTCCGGTCTTGCTGTTCGTCGTTACGGTCACGTTCGTCCTCATCAACTCGATACCCGGCGACCCGGTTCGCATCCTCGTCGGGCCGGCCGCCGACGCGGCGGCCATCGAGGCCGCCCGCGCGAAGTACGGCCTCGACCAACCGCTGTACGTCCGGTACGTCCGGTACCTCGCGGCGGTCGCGACGGGCGACTTCGGGACGAGCATCCACTACGGTGGAGTCGCGGTGACGGAGAAGATTCTGGAGCGGCTTCCGGTGACGCTGCTGCTCCTCGCGTCGAGTTTCACGCTCGCCATCGGCTCTGCGATTCCGCTGGGCATCTTCGCCGCCAAGAACCGTAACAACGGCTACGACCACCTCGCCCGCGTCACGTCGCTCATCGGCGTCAGCACGCCGAGCTTCTGGGTCGGCCTGCTGCTCATCATCGTGTTCGCGTACTACGGCGACCTCCTGCCGCCGAGCGGGCTCGTCATGCCGTGGGCCGACCCCGCGTCGGTCGACGGCGCGACGTCGAGACTGGATGTGCTCACGACTGCCGCGTCGCATCTGATACTCCCCTCTATCACGCTGGGGACGCTTCAGATGGCGGCTATCACGCGCATCGAGCGGTCGTCGATGCTCGAAGTGCTCAACAAGGACTACGTTCAGCTCGCCCGCGCCTACGGCGTCTCCGAGCGGACGATTCTCCGACGGCAGGCGTTCAAGAACGCGCAACTGCCGGTGCTCACCGTCATCGGCATCCAGATGACGACCGCCCTCGGCGGCGCGGTGCTGACCGAGACGGTCTTCAACATCAACGGGATGGGGAACCTCATCATCACCGCGGTCCGGGCGCAGGACTACCAACTTATCATGGGCACGACGATATTCTTCGCCATCGTGTTCGTCCTCGGCGTGCTCGTCGTGGACGTGCTGTACGCGGTCATCGACCCGCGCATCTCCTACGGGGGTGGTGCCGGTGAGTGA
- a CDS encoding archaea-specific SMC-related protein has protein sequence MSSEQVSKSKVHLSVENIGGIDNLSTSFEPGVTVLAGRNATNRTSLLRSIMAAHGSDDVALKGDADEGSVELTIGDETYTRTFERQGDTVISGGNPVLDDPDLADLFAFLLETNDARQAVARGDDLRDLIMRPVDVESINEQIESLQQEKRDIADELSTLSNLSDRLPQLERRRTKLEDQIEEKEDELAEKEQEVEEYDASVSERQEVESELESKLGDLRSKRRDINDVDRRIETEKQSLDALESEEDELEDDAEDLPEVAGGKIDEIESEISRLRTRRQQIQSTVNELQSVIQFNEEMLSGTSSDVVDALRDADDSGGSVTDQLLGDDQVVCWTCGSEVDKSEIEGTLERLRTLREEKLEDNRAHREQLSELEDEKSTYERRQRERDRIERRLSEIESERETRQERIEELKSDRSDLEDEIDSLEQTVDELESEEHGDLLDLHREANQLEYDLGRLRSDLEDVEDEIADIERKLDERDELEAAREDIEDELAELRTRIKRLESEAVEEFNTHMDDVLEVLEYDNLDRIWIERTEKRVREGRKKVKKSVFDLHVIRTNEDGVSYEDSVAHLSESEREVTGLVFALAGYLIHDVYETVPFMVLDSLEAIDSNRISRLVDYFADYADFLAVALLEEDAQAVDSSYPRYSPA, from the coding sequence ATGAGTTCAGAACAAGTGTCAAAATCCAAAGTCCACCTTTCGGTCGAAAACATCGGTGGCATCGACAACCTGTCCACGTCGTTCGAGCCGGGCGTGACGGTCCTGGCGGGACGGAACGCTACGAACCGAACGTCGCTTTTGCGGTCCATCATGGCTGCCCACGGGAGCGACGACGTGGCGCTCAAGGGCGACGCCGACGAGGGGTCGGTCGAACTCACCATCGGTGACGAGACGTACACCCGGACGTTCGAGCGGCAGGGCGACACGGTCATCTCCGGCGGGAATCCGGTCCTCGACGACCCGGACCTCGCGGACCTCTTCGCGTTCCTGCTCGAGACGAACGACGCCCGACAGGCGGTCGCCCGCGGCGACGACCTCCGCGACCTCATCATGCGTCCGGTGGACGTCGAGTCCATCAACGAGCAGATCGAGTCGCTCCAGCAGGAGAAACGCGACATCGCCGACGAGCTCTCGACGCTCAGCAACCTCTCGGACCGCCTGCCGCAACTCGAACGCCGGCGGACGAAACTCGAAGACCAAATCGAGGAGAAGGAAGACGAACTCGCCGAGAAAGAACAGGAAGTCGAGGAGTACGACGCCAGCGTCAGCGAGCGGCAGGAAGTCGAGAGCGAACTCGAATCCAAACTCGGCGACCTCCGGAGCAAGCGTCGCGACATCAACGACGTGGACCGCCGCATCGAGACGGAAAAACAGAGCCTCGACGCCCTCGAATCCGAGGAGGACGAACTGGAGGACGACGCCGAGGACCTCCCCGAGGTCGCCGGCGGCAAAATCGACGAAATCGAGTCCGAAATCAGCCGCCTCCGGACGCGCCGCCAGCAGATTCAGTCGACCGTCAACGAGCTTCAGTCCGTGATTCAGTTCAACGAGGAGATGCTCTCTGGTACCTCCTCTGACGTCGTTGACGCGCTCCGCGACGCCGACGACTCCGGCGGCAGCGTCACCGACCAACTGCTCGGCGACGACCAGGTCGTCTGCTGGACGTGCGGTTCCGAAGTCGATAAGTCCGAAATCGAGGGCACGCTCGAGCGCCTCCGGACGCTCCGCGAGGAGAAACTCGAGGACAACCGCGCACACCGCGAGCAGCTCTCCGAACTCGAAGACGAGAAGTCCACCTACGAGCGCCGCCAGCGCGAGCGCGACCGCATCGAGCGCCGCCTGTCCGAAATCGAAAGCGAACGCGAGACGCGCCAAGAGCGCATCGAGGAGCTCAAATCCGACCGCTCGGACCTCGAAGACGAAATCGACTCGCTCGAACAGACCGTCGACGAACTCGAAAGCGAGGAACACGGCGACCTGCTCGACCTCCACCGCGAGGCGAACCAGCTCGAATACGACCTCGGCCGCCTCCGCAGCGACCTCGAGGACGTCGAAGACGAAATCGCGGACATCGAGCGCAAACTCGACGAGCGCGACGAACTCGAAGCGGCCCGCGAGGACATCGAGGATGAACTCGCAGAGCTTCGGACGCGCATCAAGCGCCTCGAATCCGAGGCCGTCGAGGAGTTCAACACCCACATGGACGACGTGCTCGAGGTGCTCGAATACGACAACCTCGACCGCATCTGGATCGAACGCACCGAAAAGCGGGTTCGGGAGGGCCGAAAGAAGGTCAAGAAGTCGGTGTTCGACCTCCACGTCATCCGGACGAACGAAGACGGCGTGAGCTACGAGGACTCCGTCGCCCACCTCTCTGAGTCCGAGCGCGAGGTGACCGGCCTCGTGTTCGCGCTCGCGGGCTACCTCATCCACGACGTCTACGAGACGGTTCCGTTCATGGTCCTCGACTCGCTCGAGGCCATCGACTCGAACCGCATCTCGCGACTCGTGGACTACTTCGCGGACTACGCCGACTTCCTCGCCGTCGCCCTTCTCGAAGAGGACGCGCAGGCGGTCGACAGTTCCTACCCGCGCTACTCGCCGGCGTAA
- a CDS encoding ABC transporter substrate-binding protein produces the protein MRESVSRRNILKATGASIPVLLAGCTSDSGSETTTEGDGGGGTTTSGGTETSSGSSDATINIGQSLNPVRFDPITQLSNPDALVANRVFSQLYTYGEGTDVVPNLATSMPTIERDNTRYIVEIVDNAMFHNGDPVTAEDVAYSFRAPIEEETPLLGIFSVIDSVEAIDETTVQFDLSNPYAMFQHVLTHQVVPEAVREEDKEAFSTQQPIGSGPFKFVEWEESNYVTLERWDDYWGDELPNVAGVEFTPITESTTRVTNLRTGDVDVIETIPPRLWDTVESTEDTSISEVESVGYFYVAFNCNEGPTADKRVREAIDYSFSMDDAVERYIDPAGLRQYGPLPGPMVEEWDMPLEEWMEIPNDKDIEQATALFEEAGVPADWDAKIIVPPDDNRENIGLSIANGIKEAGYEAHVERLDWGAMLSRAYTGNASDYNIYVLGWVRYPDPDDFMFNLFHEESEGVNQGVYYKNDEVMEQIKGARESTDRDERQQLYQSAISTLLEDKVHLPAFNYKNSYGVKSAVSEFQVHPVSPQNPRLLTGYNNVSVDR, from the coding sequence ATGAGAGAGAGTGTCTCACGTAGAAACATACTGAAAGCGACGGGTGCGTCGATACCTGTCTTACTCGCCGGCTGTACGTCCGACTCCGGTTCCGAAACGACGACCGAGGGCGACGGCGGCGGCGGAACGACCACGAGCGGCGGAACGGAGACGTCCTCCGGGAGCTCCGACGCGACGATAAACATCGGACAGTCGCTGAACCCCGTCCGATTCGACCCGATAACGCAGCTTTCGAACCCCGACGCGCTCGTCGCGAACCGGGTGTTCAGCCAGCTGTACACCTACGGCGAGGGGACCGACGTGGTTCCGAACCTCGCGACGAGCATGCCGACCATCGAGCGGGACAACACCCGTTACATCGTCGAAATCGTCGATAACGCGATGTTCCACAACGGCGACCCGGTCACCGCTGAGGACGTGGCCTACTCGTTCCGTGCGCCGATAGAGGAGGAGACTCCTCTTCTGGGCATCTTCAGCGTCATCGACTCCGTTGAGGCCATCGACGAGACGACGGTTCAGTTCGACCTCTCGAACCCCTACGCGATGTTCCAGCACGTCCTCACCCATCAGGTCGTGCCGGAGGCCGTCCGCGAGGAGGACAAAGAGGCGTTCAGCACCCAACAGCCCATCGGGTCGGGGCCGTTCAAGTTCGTCGAGTGGGAAGAGAGCAACTACGTCACGCTCGAACGCTGGGACGACTACTGGGGCGACGAACTGCCCAACGTCGCGGGTGTCGAGTTCACGCCCATCACGGAGTCGACCACGCGCGTCACCAACCTCCGGACGGGCGACGTGGACGTCATCGAGACGATTCCGCCACGGCTCTGGGACACCGTCGAGAGCACCGAAGACACGAGTATCTCCGAGGTGGAGAGCGTCGGGTACTTCTACGTCGCGTTCAACTGCAACGAGGGGCCGACCGCCGACAAGCGTGTCCGCGAGGCCATCGACTACAGCTTCTCGATGGACGACGCGGTCGAGCGCTACATCGACCCGGCTGGACTCCGCCAGTACGGTCCGCTCCCGGGCCCAATGGTCGAAGAGTGGGACATGCCGCTCGAAGAGTGGATGGAGATTCCGAACGACAAAGATATCGAGCAGGCGACGGCGCTGTTCGAGGAGGCCGGCGTCCCCGCCGACTGGGACGCGAAGATTATCGTCCCCCCGGACGACAACCGCGAGAACATCGGCCTCTCCATCGCCAACGGCATCAAGGAGGCCGGCTACGAGGCCCACGTCGAACGGCTCGACTGGGGCGCGATGCTCAGCCGCGCGTACACCGGCAACGCCTCGGACTACAACATCTACGTCCTCGGGTGGGTCCGCTACCCCGACCCGGACGACTTCATGTTCAACCTGTTCCACGAGGAGTCTGAGGGCGTGAACCAGGGCGTCTACTACAAGAACGACGAGGTCATGGAGCAGATTAAGGGCGCGCGCGAGTCGACCGACCGCGACGAGCGCCAACAGCTCTACCAGTCCGCCATCTCGACGCTTCTGGAGGACAAAGTTCACCTCCCGGCGTTCAACTACAAGAACTCCTACGGCGTGAAGTCCGCCGTCAGCGAGTTCCAAGTCCACCCGGTCTCGCCACAGAACCCGCGGCTCCTCACCGGCTACAACAACGTCTCCGTCGACAGATGA
- a CDS encoding amidohydrolase, producing MNHNETFETVESLEAELVSLTESLWETPELGLHETESAELLSSVLRDAGFDVTEGIGGMPTAFSATYGEGEPHVGILGEYDALPGLSQTVSSSRDPVEAGAPGHGCGHNLFGVAGVGAALAAKRAIDDGRAEGTVTFFGCPAEEILVGKVFMARDGAFDDLDAALTWHPSHLSAPFMAQTLAMNSVEYTFHGESAHAADSPQSGRSALDAVELLNTGSEFMREHVSDDARIHYTIPDGGGAPNVVPAEATAWFYVRAPTRDEVDRITDWLDDVAEGAALMTQTTVSRRFHTGCYDYVANHALSDKLLENMRLAGPIPYTDEDREFAAELQETLSAETIEARTAQLPEERREAARSSVLYPDAQPSYDVGTVLNGSTDVGDVSWITPTAQFWAASWPVGTPSHTWQAVAANGSFGSKAAVYAAKVLAATTLDLLSDEALVAAAREEFEASVPGEYECALPEGMEPPFHLTL from the coding sequence ATGAATCACAACGAGACGTTCGAGACGGTCGAGTCGCTGGAGGCGGAACTCGTCTCGCTCACCGAGTCGCTCTGGGAGACGCCCGAACTCGGGCTTCACGAGACCGAATCAGCCGAGTTGCTCTCGTCGGTCCTCCGCGACGCCGGGTTCGACGTCACCGAGGGTATCGGCGGGATGCCGACGGCGTTCAGCGCGACCTACGGCGAGGGCGAGCCACACGTCGGTATCCTCGGCGAGTACGACGCCCTGCCCGGACTGTCGCAGACGGTGTCGTCGAGTAGGGACCCCGTCGAGGCCGGCGCACCGGGCCACGGCTGTGGACACAATTTGTTCGGCGTCGCCGGCGTCGGGGCCGCTCTCGCCGCGAAGCGCGCCATCGACGACGGTCGGGCCGAGGGGACGGTCACGTTCTTCGGCTGTCCCGCCGAGGAGATACTCGTCGGCAAGGTGTTCATGGCCCGCGACGGGGCGTTCGACGACCTCGACGCCGCGCTCACGTGGCATCCGAGCCACCTCAGCGCGCCGTTCATGGCGCAGACGCTCGCGATGAACTCCGTCGAGTACACGTTTCACGGGGAGTCAGCCCACGCCGCCGACAGCCCCCAGTCGGGTCGGAGCGCGCTCGACGCAGTCGAACTGCTGAACACCGGGTCGGAGTTCATGCGCGAGCACGTCTCCGACGACGCCCGCATCCACTACACCATCCCCGACGGCGGCGGCGCGCCGAACGTCGTCCCCGCGGAGGCGACGGCGTGGTTCTACGTCCGCGCGCCGACCCGCGACGAGGTCGACCGTATCACCGACTGGCTCGACGACGTGGCCGAGGGCGCGGCGCTCATGACCCAGACGACGGTGTCGCGGCGGTTCCACACCGGCTGTTACGACTACGTGGCGAACCACGCGCTATCGGATAAACTGCTGGAGAACATGCGACTCGCCGGCCCCATCCCGTACACCGACGAGGACCGCGAGTTCGCCGCGGAGCTTCAGGAGACGCTCTCGGCGGAGACCATCGAGGCGCGGACGGCGCAACTCCCCGAGGAGCGACGCGAGGCGGCGCGCTCGTCGGTGCTGTATCCGGACGCGCAGCCCTCTTACGACGTGGGGACGGTCCTCAACGGCTCCACGGACGTTGGGGACGTGAGCTGGATTACGCCGACCGCGCAGTTCTGGGCGGCGTCGTGGCCGGTGGGGACGCCCTCGCACACGTGGCAGGCGGTCGCCGCCAACGGGAGTTTCGGGTCGAAGGCGGCCGTGTACGCCGCGAAGGTCCTCGCGGCGACGACGCTCGACCTCCTTTCGGACGAGGCGCTGGTGGCGGCGGCCCGCGAGGAGTTCGAGGCGTCGGTGCCCGGCGAGTACGAGTGTGCGCTCCCGGAGGGGATGGAACCGCCGTTCCACCTCACGCTGTAG